From Streptomyces durmitorensis, a single genomic window includes:
- a CDS encoding SigE family RNA polymerase sigma factor: MAEVLDFTAVQARGATLRPPRRPRAPAGMPVIAPMPTTRSARIPTQREGAEETMSAGTTVDHLTETYRAHYRSLLGLAALLLDDTASCEDVVQEAFIRVHSARKRVRDPEKTLAYLRQTVVNLSRSALRRRILGLKLLSKPMPDMASAEEGAYDLLERDELIKAMRGLQRRQREVLVLRYFADMTEAQVAETLGISLGSVKAYGSRGIAALRVAMEAPA, from the coding sequence GTGGCAGAGGTACTCGATTTCACAGCGGTTCAGGCGAGGGGCGCGACCCTGCGTCCGCCTCGCCGTCCCCGTGCGCCCGCCGGCATGCCGGTGATCGCCCCCATGCCCACCACGAGATCGGCCCGCATCCCGACGCAGCGCGAGGGCGCTGAGGAGACGATGAGCGCGGGCACCACAGTCGACCACCTGACCGAGACCTACCGCGCCCACTACAGGTCGCTCCTCGGCCTCGCGGCGCTGCTTCTCGACGACACGGCTTCCTGCGAGGACGTCGTGCAGGAGGCGTTCATCCGGGTGCACTCGGCGCGCAAACGCGTCCGGGACCCGGAGAAGACGCTCGCCTATCTGCGGCAGACCGTCGTGAACCTCTCGCGGTCCGCGCTGCGGCGCCGGATCCTCGGTCTGAAGCTGCTCTCGAAGCCGATGCCGGACATGGCGAGCGCCGAGGAGGGTGCGTACGACCTCCTTGAGCGGGACGAACTGATCAAGGCGATGCGCGGTCTCCAGCGCCGCCAGCGCGAGGTCCTGGTCCTGCGGTATTTCGCGGACATGACCGAGGCGCAGGTCGCCGAGACCCTGGGCATATCGCTCGGGTCGGTGAAGGCGTACGGCTCGCGCGGGATCGCGGCTCTGCGGGTCGCCATGGAGGCACCGGCATGA
- a CDS encoding SURF1 family protein, with translation MYRFLLTPRWWGINVFVLLAIPVCIFMGSWQLGRFEDRVEAHDAAQKQADRQASPTTSETKPKPLDSLLPVDQETSGERASATGRYGKQLLVPDRELDDKSGYYVLTLLRTGNGKDLPVVRGWLPGNASAAKAPPAPSGEVTVTGALQASESPGSNGVSAAGGLPDGQLGAISAASLVNLVQGNVYDAWVTLEKGDSGMKAVPAATPENSGLDLKAFQNLGYTGEWFVFAGFVVFMWFRLFRREREFARDAELGLLPES, from the coding sequence GTGTACCGGTTCCTGCTGACGCCCCGCTGGTGGGGGATCAACGTCTTCGTACTGCTGGCCATCCCCGTCTGCATCTTCATGGGGTCATGGCAGCTGGGGCGGTTCGAGGACCGCGTCGAGGCGCACGACGCCGCGCAGAAGCAGGCGGACCGGCAGGCGTCGCCGACCACGTCGGAGACGAAGCCCAAGCCGCTGGACTCGCTGCTCCCCGTGGACCAGGAGACATCCGGGGAACGGGCGTCCGCGACAGGGCGGTACGGCAAGCAACTGCTGGTCCCGGACCGGGAGTTGGACGACAAGTCCGGGTACTACGTCCTGACGCTCCTGCGCACCGGCAACGGCAAGGACCTGCCCGTCGTCCGGGGCTGGCTCCCCGGGAACGCGAGCGCGGCGAAGGCTCCCCCGGCGCCGTCCGGCGAGGTCACCGTGACGGGCGCGCTCCAGGCCTCGGAGAGCCCCGGGTCGAACGGGGTCAGTGCGGCCGGAGGGCTGCCCGACGGGCAGCTCGGCGCCATCAGCGCGGCCTCCCTTGTGAACCTGGTCCAGGGCAATGTGTACGACGCCTGGGTCACCCTGGAGAAGGGCGACTCCGGGATGAAGGCCGTGCCCGCGGCCACGCCGGAGAACTCCGGGCTCGACCTCAAGGCCTTCCAGAACCTCGGCTACACCGGCGAGTGGTTCGTCTTCGCGGGGTTCGTCGTCTTCATGTGGTTCCGGCTGTTCCGGCGGGAGCGGGAGTTCGCGCGGGACGCCGAGCTGGGGCTCTTGCCCGAGAGTTAG
- a CDS encoding aspartate-semialdehyde dehydrogenase, with product MTGKPTLAVVGATGAVGAVMLQILSQHADIWGEIRLVASPRSAGRKLAVRGEEVEVVALSEDVFDGVDVAMFDVPDEVSAQWAPIAASKGVVVVDNSAAFRMAPDVPLVVPEVNPHAARVRPRGIVANPNCTTLSMIVAVGALHAEFGLRELIVSSYQAVSGAGRDGVDTLRRQMSLVAGSELGTSPGDVRRAVGDDTGPFPEPVALNVVPWAGTLREDGWSSEEMKVRDESRKILGLPDLKVAATCVRVPVVTTHSLTVHARFEDEVTVDRAREILATAPGVVLFDNPAAGEFPTPADVVGTDPTWVGRVRRALDDPTALELFVCGDNLRKGAALNTAQIAELVAEEFTS from the coding sequence ATGACCGGAAAGCCGACGCTCGCGGTCGTCGGAGCGACCGGGGCCGTCGGCGCGGTCATGCTCCAGATCCTGTCGCAGCACGCCGACATCTGGGGCGAGATCCGACTCGTCGCCTCACCGCGCTCGGCCGGCAGGAAGCTGGCCGTGCGCGGTGAGGAGGTCGAGGTCGTCGCGCTGAGCGAGGACGTCTTCGACGGCGTCGACGTGGCGATGTTCGACGTGCCCGACGAGGTCAGCGCGCAGTGGGCTCCCATCGCCGCGTCCAAGGGCGTCGTGGTGGTCGACAACTCCGCCGCTTTCCGGATGGCCCCGGACGTGCCGCTGGTCGTCCCTGAGGTCAATCCGCATGCCGCGCGCGTACGCCCGCGCGGCATCGTCGCCAACCCCAACTGCACGACCCTGTCGATGATCGTGGCCGTCGGCGCGCTGCATGCCGAGTTCGGCCTGCGCGAGCTGATCGTCTCCTCGTACCAAGCGGTGAGCGGGGCGGGGCGCGACGGCGTGGACACGCTGCGGCGGCAGATGTCGCTGGTGGCGGGCTCGGAGCTGGGCACGAGCCCCGGTGACGTACGACGTGCTGTCGGCGACGACACCGGGCCCTTCCCGGAGCCCGTGGCGCTGAACGTGGTGCCGTGGGCCGGGACGCTGCGGGAAGACGGCTGGTCGTCCGAGGAGATGAAGGTGCGGGACGAGTCCCGCAAGATCCTCGGTCTGCCCGATCTGAAGGTCGCCGCCACGTGCGTACGCGTGCCGGTCGTGACCACCCACTCGCTGACCGTCCACGCGCGCTTCGAGGACGAGGTCACGGTGGACCGCGCTCGCGAGATCCTGGCCACCGCTCCGGGTGTCGTGCTCTTCGACAATCCGGCAGCCGGGGAGTTCCCGACACCCGCCGACGTGGTCGGGACCGACCCCACGTGGGTGGGCCGGGTGCGGCGCGCGCTGGACGATCCGACGGCCCTGGAGCTCTTCGTGTGCGGGGACAACCTGCGCAAGGGGGCCGCGCTGAACACGGCCCAGATCGCGGAGCTGGTGGCGGAGGAGTTCACCTCCTGA
- a CDS encoding S9 family peptidase: MSDLGAGAVETTDAGGGTEMPDWEKRFRAPRVSLPDWAEDAPDRSLFVSNATGTYELYAWDRATGEQRQVTDRPNGTTDGLLSPDGEWIWWFNDTDGDEFGVWMRQPFAGGGSDEPAVAGLEASYPSGLALARDGRMAVVGRSTDDEGSTIHVVRSPGAGPVEIYRHRESAGVGDLSHDGSLIAVEHTEHGDAMHSTLRVVRPDGSTVAELDDTKGGTVELGLEVLGFAPVDGDTRLLVGHQRRGRWEPMVWDVASGEETDLALDLPGDVSAEWYPDGSALLIEHSFEARSELFRYGFASGDLVRVDTPAGSVSGATARPDGSVEYLWSSAAEPPVVRSTTGGVVLDPPGMKAPASVPVEDVWVEGPGGRVHALVQKPADASGPLPTIFEIHGGPTWHDSDAFAAGPAAWVDHGYAVVRVNYRGSTGYGREWTDALKHRVGLIELEDIAAVREWAVTSGLADPDRIVLAGGSWGGYLTLLGVGTQPDAWAVGLAAVPVADYVTAYHDEMEALKAMDRTLLGGTPEEVPERFEASSPLTYVDAVKAPVYISAGVNDPRCPIRQVDNYVDRLKARDAVHEVYRYDAGHGSLVVDERIKQVRLELDFAERHLR; encoded by the coding sequence ATGAGCGACTTGGGTGCGGGTGCAGTGGAGACGACCGACGCGGGCGGGGGCACGGAGATGCCGGACTGGGAGAAGCGCTTCCGCGCGCCGCGGGTGTCGCTGCCCGACTGGGCGGAGGACGCCCCCGACCGGTCCCTGTTCGTGTCGAACGCGACGGGGACGTACGAGCTGTACGCATGGGACCGCGCGACCGGCGAGCAGCGCCAGGTGACGGACCGGCCGAACGGCACGACGGACGGCCTGCTCTCGCCGGACGGCGAATGGATCTGGTGGTTCAACGACACGGACGGCGACGAATTCGGCGTATGGATGCGCCAGCCCTTCGCGGGCGGCGGCAGCGACGAGCCCGCGGTGGCGGGACTCGAAGCCTCGTATCCGTCGGGCCTCGCCCTCGCGCGCGACGGGCGGATGGCGGTCGTCGGCCGCTCGACGGACGACGAGGGCTCGACGATCCATGTCGTACGTTCCCCGGGCGCCGGCCCCGTCGAGATCTACCGCCACCGCGAGTCCGCCGGCGTCGGCGACCTCTCCCACGACGGCTCGCTGATCGCCGTCGAGCACACGGAGCACGGCGACGCGATGCACTCCACCCTCCGGGTGGTCAGGCCGGACGGCTCCACGGTCGCCGAGCTGGACGACACCAAGGGCGGCACGGTCGAGCTGGGCCTCGAGGTCCTCGGCTTCGCGCCGGTCGACGGGGACACGCGGCTGCTCGTCGGGCATCAGCGGCGCGGCCGCTGGGAGCCGATGGTGTGGGACGTCGCGTCGGGCGAGGAGACGGACCTGGCGCTCGACCTGCCGGGGGACGTCAGCGCCGAGTGGTATCCGGACGGCTCCGCCCTGCTCATCGAGCACAGCTTCGAGGCGCGCAGCGAGCTGTTCCGGTACGGATTCGCCTCGGGTGATCTCGTCAGGGTCGACACTCCCGCCGGGTCGGTGTCGGGGGCGACCGCACGGCCCGACGGCAGCGTGGAGTACCTGTGGTCGTCGGCCGCCGAGCCGCCGGTGGTGCGCTCCACGACGGGCGGCGTCGTGCTCGACCCGCCGGGCATGAAGGCCCCGGCCTCCGTGCCGGTGGAGGACGTGTGGGTGGAGGGACCCGGCGGCCGGGTCCACGCCCTCGTGCAGAAGCCGGCCGACGCGAGCGGCCCCCTGCCCACCATCTTCGAGATCCACGGCGGCCCGACGTGGCACGACAGCGACGCGTTCGCCGCGGGCCCGGCGGCCTGGGTCGACCACGGGTATGCGGTGGTGCGGGTCAACTACCGCGGCTCGACGGGGTACGGCCGGGAGTGGACGGACGCGCTCAAGCACCGGGTCGGCCTGATCGAGCTGGAGGACATCGCCGCGGTCCGGGAGTGGGCGGTGACGTCGGGCCTCGCGGACCCGGACCGCATCGTCCTGGCCGGCGGCTCCTGGGGCGGGTATCTCACGCTGCTCGGCGTCGGCACCCAGCCCGACGCCTGGGCGGTGGGCCTCGCCGCGGTACCGGTCGCGGACTACGTGACGGCGTACCACGACGAGATGGAGGCCCTGAAGGCCATGGACCGCACGCTCCTGGGCGGTACGCCCGAGGAGGTCCCGGAGCGCTTCGAGGCCTCGTCCCCGCTGACGTACGTGGACGCGGTGAAGGCGCCGGTCTACATCTCGGCGGGCGTGAACGACCCGCGCTGCCCGATCCGCCAGGTCGACAACTACGTGGACCGGCTCAAGGCCCGGGACGCGGTGCACGAGGTGTATCGCTACGACGCGGGGCACGGCTCGCTCGTCGTCGACGAGCGGATCAAGCAGGTGCGGTTGGAACTGGACTTCGCCGAGCGACACCTTCGCTAG
- a CDS encoding PadR family transcriptional regulator: MADVSSAWLRAALPLCLLGMLERGESYGYALLQELGAAGLANAKAATLYPALTRLEEEGAVDIRWSAGEGGPGRKYYSLTDAGRERLTVEYRAWRHFDGVVTALAGGAGDTGGAALAGGTEGSTEASGKPEGPEGRPTRTGGTR; the protein is encoded by the coding sequence ATGGCGGATGTCAGTTCCGCGTGGCTGCGTGCGGCGCTGCCGCTGTGCCTGCTCGGAATGTTGGAGCGGGGCGAGAGCTATGGGTACGCACTGCTTCAGGAGCTGGGCGCGGCCGGGCTGGCCAACGCCAAGGCGGCGACCCTCTATCCGGCCCTGACCAGGCTGGAAGAGGAAGGCGCCGTCGACATCCGCTGGAGCGCGGGCGAGGGCGGCCCCGGGCGGAAGTACTACAGCCTCACCGACGCGGGCCGCGAGCGGCTGACCGTCGAATATCGCGCCTGGCGCCACTTCGACGGCGTGGTGACCGCCTTGGCCGGTGGCGCCGGCGACACCGGTGGCGCCGCCTTGGCCGGTGGCACCGAAGGCTCGACGGAAGCGTCGGGGAAGCCAGAAGGGCCGGAAGGCCGACCGACACGGACTGGGGGAACACGATGA
- a CDS encoding aspartate kinase, producing the protein MSLVVQKYGGSSVADAEGIKRVAKRIVDAKKNGHQVVVVVSAMGDTTDELIDLAGQVSPIPAGREFDMLLTAGERISMALLAMAIKNLGHAAQSFTGSQAGVITDSVHNKARIIDVTPGRIRASIDEGNIAIVAGFQGVSQEGKNITTLGRGGSDTTAVALAAALDAEVCEIYTDVDGVFTADPRVVKKAQKIDWISFEDMLELASSGSKVLLHRCVEYARRYNIPIHVRSSFSGLQGTWVSNEPQGDRKVEQAIISGVAHDTSEAKITVVGVPDKPGEAASIFRAIADSGVNIDMIVQNVSAASTGLTDISFTLPKAEGRKAIDALEKTRSAIGFDSLRYDDQIAKISLVGAGMKTNPGVTAAFFEALSDAGVNIELISTSEIRISVVTRADDANESVRAVHTAFGLDSDTDEAVVYGGTGR; encoded by the coding sequence GTGAGCCTTGTCGTGCAGAAGTACGGAGGCTCCTCCGTAGCCGATGCCGAGGGCATCAAGCGGGTCGCCAAGAGGATTGTCGACGCCAAGAAGAACGGCCATCAGGTCGTTGTCGTGGTGTCCGCCATGGGTGACACGACGGATGAGTTGATCGATCTTGCCGGGCAGGTATCCCCGATTCCTGCCGGGCGTGAATTCGACATGCTGCTGACCGCCGGGGAGCGGATCTCCATGGCACTCCTTGCCATGGCGATCAAAAACCTGGGTCACGCGGCCCAGTCGTTCACGGGCAGCCAGGCCGGTGTCATCACCGACTCCGTCCACAACAAAGCGCGGATCATCGATGTCACGCCGGGCCGCATCCGGGCCTCGATCGACGAGGGCAACATCGCCATCGTCGCCGGGTTCCAGGGCGTCAGCCAGGAGGGCAAGAACATCACCACGCTTGGTCGTGGTGGATCCGACACGACCGCTGTCGCCCTCGCGGCCGCGCTCGACGCGGAGGTCTGCGAGATCTACACGGACGTGGACGGCGTTTTCACCGCCGACCCCCGTGTGGTGAAGAAGGCCCAGAAGATCGACTGGATCTCGTTCGAGGACATGCTGGAGCTCGCGAGCTCCGGGTCCAAGGTGCTGCTCCACCGCTGTGTGGAGTACGCCCGTCGTTACAACATCCCGATCCACGTCAGGTCGTCCTTCAGTGGACTTCAGGGCACGTGGGTCAGCAACGAACCGCAAGGGGACCGCAAGGTGGAGCAGGCCATCATCTCCGGTGTCGCGCACGACACCTCGGAGGCCAAGATCACGGTCGTCGGCGTGCCGGACAAGCCGGGTGAGGCCGCCTCGATCTTCCGCGCCATCGCGGACTCCGGGGTCAACATCGACATGATCGTGCAGAACGTGTCGGCAGCCTCGACCGGGCTCACGGACATCTCGTTCACGCTGCCCAAGGCCGAGGGCCGCAAGGCGATCGACGCTCTTGAGAAGACGCGCTCGGCGATCGGCTTCGACTCCCTTCGCTACGACGACCAGATCGCCAAGATCTCGCTGGTCGGCGCGGGCATGAAGACGAACCCCGGCGTCACGGCCGCCTTCTTCGAGGCGCTCAGCGACGCGGGCGTGAACATCGAGCTGATCTCGACCTCCGAGATCCGCATCTCGGTCGTGACCCGCGCCGATGACGCGAACGAGTCCGTCCGCGCCGTGCACACCGCCTTCGGCCTCGACTCCGACACGGACGAGGCCGTGGTCTATGGAGGCACCGGGCGATGA